The Zonotrichia leucophrys gambelii isolate GWCS_2022_RI unplaced genomic scaffold, RI_Zleu_2.0 Scaffold_626_29408, whole genome shotgun sequence genomic sequence CCAATCAAGGGTTGGGCTCTTCCAGTTGGCCAACGCGACCACAGATGGGTTGGGAATCTTCCAGTTGGTCAATCCAACCATGGATGGGTTTGGGCTCTTCCAGTTGGCCAACGCAACCCAATGAGGGGTTGGGAATCTTCCAGTTGGCCAACGCAACCAAGAGTGGGTTTGGATGTTCTGGTTGGTCAATCCAACCTAGAATGGGTTGGGAATCTTCCAGTTGGCCAACACAACCAAGACCTTGGTTGGTCAACCCAATCAAGGGTTGGGCTCTTCCAGTTGGCCAACGCAacccaaactccccaaaatccccaaaaatccaaaaatccctgaaCCCCTCCAAGACCCCAAAttacccccaaaaaccccaaatttctccaaGATCTCAAATTCCCcgaaatccccaaatcctcccaagatgctcaaaatcccccaaaaccccaaatatcccaaaatccccccaaaatcctcaaactccccaaaatctccaaaatgccccaaaaatcaccaagaCACCTCcaagaccccaaatccccaaaaatgcccccaaaaaccccaaatccccccaaaactcccaggACCCCAagtccccccaaacccctccaagACCTCaaagctccccaaaaccccaaaaccccccaaaaacccaaaaacccccaaaacccccaaaatccccaaaacccccaaaaccccccaaaaccccaaattccctccaagaccccaaaactccccaaaatccccaaacccccaaaaatctccaaaacgcccaaaccccccaaatccccaaaaatccccaaaatccccaaatccccccaaaaccccaaattcccccaaaacccccaaaccccccaagaccccaaaatcccaaaaattcccccaaaaccccaaattcccccaaaatccccaaaacacccaaaacccccaaatcccccaaaaacccccaaaacccctccaagaccccaaaatccccaaatctccccaaaacttcaaggaccccaaatcccccccaaatccctccaagaccccaaattcccccaaaacccctccaagaccccaaatcccccaaaatccccaaaacccccaaaacccccaaattcccctaaaacccctccaaatcccgaaatcccccaaaaccccaaaaccccaaatccccccaaaaccccccaagaccccaaaccccccaaaatcccccaagactccaaatccccccaaatccccccaaaccccccaaaacccccaaatccccaaaacccctccaagACCCCAGAATCCTCCAAAATGCCCaaacctcccaaatcccccGAATACCCCAAGactccaaacccccaaaatccccaaaacccccccaagaccccaaatccccccaaccccccaagaccccaaaatcccaaaaattcccccaagaccctaaaacctcccaaaaaccccaaaaaaccccaaaattcctcatttttcccccctacAGACACCGCCCCGCCCTCACCCAACGCCACCGAAGATCCTCCACCCAACGCTGCGCCAAAACCCGAAACGCCCAAAACTCCACCACCAACACCaccaacaccccaaaaccccaaaactcccccaaaaccccaaaaaccccaaaaccgccGCGGAAACTTCCGGAAGCTCCACGTTCGCTGCTGCCGAGATTGCGGCAAACCCTCGAAACGCCGATGCCGCGAATGCGGGAAGAGTTTCCGGTTGATTCCGACGGCGCGAAAACGCCAAAATCCCTACGGGGATTGCGGCAAATCCTTCTTGGCCAAACACCAAAAGGTTGATGGTGAGGAGAAACCGTACAAATGCGGCGATTGCGGCAAAAGATTCAGTTGGAATTCGCACCTGGAGCGGCACCGGCGGATTCACACCGGCGAAAAACCGTACGAGTGCCGGGAATGCGGGAAAAGCTTCTCGTGGAGTTCGCATTTAGATCGGCATCGCCGAATTCACGTTGTGGTAGAATCAAAATGTGATGAGTGCGGCAAAAAATCGCcgaaaaaaagtcaaaaaattgtgaaaaatcaGAGGGAATCGGCGGAGAAATCGcggaaatttggggaatttggtgGTGCCGGCAAAGCCTACGCGTGCCGGGAATGTGGGAAAAGTTTTGCGTGGAGTTCTCACCTGGATCggcaccggcgcatccacatGGGAGAGAAACCGTTCCGGTGCTCCGAGTGCGGCAAAGGATTCGCGCAAAGCTCCCACCTGGAGCGGCACCGGAAAATCCACCGGGAGCCGTGCCGGGAATGCggcaaagagaggaaaaaaaaggggaaaaatttgggggggaaactgaggcagagcgggggtttggggggggagAAGTGTGAGGAGTGcgggaaaaaatttggggaaaatttgggtgaaaattcGGGTGAAAATTTGGGTGGAAATtcgaattttttgggggaaaattcgGGTGAAAATTCGAATTTTTTGCGGGAAAATTCGGGTGAAAATTCggattttttgggtgaaaattcggattttttggggaatttaaaGGATCAAAGCACCCAAACCGGTGACAAACCCTTCGAGTGCCCGGAATGCGGCAAAACCTTCGCCCAAAACTCGGCGCTGGCCAAACACCGGCGATCACACGACGGCCAAAAACCGCACGAATGCCGCGAATGCGGCAAAACCTTCGGCGTCCGCTCCAACCTGGTCAAACACCAACGCACCCACCTGGGCGAGAAACCCTACAAGTGCCAGGATTGCTCCAAAGGATTCATCCAAAAATCCGACCTCACCAAGCACCGGCGCATGCACACCGGCGAGAAACCGTACGAGTGCCGGGAATGCGGGAAACGTTTCAGCGTTTCGTCGAATTTGATCAAACACCAACGGATTCATCTCGGAGAAAAACCCTTCCAGTGCCCCGAGTGCGGCAAGAGCTTCATCCAGCGCTCCGAGCTCACCATCCACCGGCGCGTCCACACCGGCGAGAAACCCTACGGGTGCGGCGAGTGCGGGAAGCGCTTCAGCCGCAGCTCGCACCTCAACCGGCACCGCCGCACCCACGGCAAGgccggcgcggccgccgcctcTTCATCGTCATCATCGTCATCGTCATCGTCATCCTCGTCCTTCTCGTCTTTCTCGCCTTCGTTGTcgtcttcatcttcatcttcctcGGCCTTCCCGGCGTTCCCGGGCTCCTCGGCGCCgttggagctgccctgggcgTTGGCGTTGCCGGGCCGGGCGTTCCCGGGGTTCCCGGTGGGGAATTAGTTAATGAATTAGTTAATTAAAGGGGAGTGGTTAATTAAaagtggggaggggggagatgGATGGGTGGTGGGGTCCCAGTGCCCAACTGGGCTTGGCCAACCCAACACCCAACCATGGCTTGGTCCCATTGAATTCCCATTCTAATTAACGATCTCTAATTAATTAGAGGTGATTCAATCCATTAATTAAGTGGGAAATTCCCATCATTCCATGgttcccatcattcccagtgctcccagtgcccaacTGGGATCAAGGATCCATCCCTGGCTTTGGCCCCAACTCATTCCCATTCTAATTAACAATCTCTAATTAATTAGAGGTGATTTCATTCATTAATTAAGTGGGGACACGAGGAACTCCCATCATTCCATGGtttctcatcttcctcctcctcctcctcttcctcggcCTTCCCGGCGTTCCCGGGCTCCTCGGCGCCgttggagctgccctgggcgTTGGCGTTGCCGGGCCGGGCGTTCCCGGGGTTCCCGGTGGGGAATTAGTTAATTAAAGGGAGGTGGTTAATTAGGGGGGTTGGGGAATTAAaagtggggaggggggagatgGATGGGGGGTGGTGGGGTCCCAGTGCCCAACTGGGCTTGGCCAATGCAAGAGCCAAGGTTGGGTTTGGTCCCATTGAATTCCCCTTCTAATTAATGATCTCTAATTAATTAGGGACaatttaattcattaattaagtGGGGACATGAGGAATTCCCATCATTCCATGgttcccatcattcccagtgctcccagtgcccaacTGGGCTTGGCCAACCCAACACCCAACCATGGCTTGGTCCCAACTCATTCCCATTCTAATTAACGATCTCTAATTGATTAGAGGTGATTTAATCCATTAATTAAGTGGGAGATGAGGAATTCCCATCATTCCATGGTTCTGGTGGgttcccatcattcccagtgctcccagtgcccaacTGGGCTTGGCCAACCCAACGCCCAACCATGGCTTGGTCCCATTGAATTCCCATTCTAATTAATTAGAGGTGATTTCAATCATTAATTAAGTGGGAAATGAGGAATTCCCATCATTCCATGGTTCTGGAGGgttcccatcattcccagtgctcccagtgcccaacTGGGATTGGCCAATGAGAACCAACCTTGGCTTGGTCCCATTGATTTCCCGTTCTAATTAACGATCTCTAATTAATTAGGGGTGATTTCATCCATCATTAATTAAGTGGGAAATGAAGAATTCCCATCATTCCATGgttcccatcattcccagtgctcccagtgcccaacTGGGCTTGGCCAATGAGAACCAACCTTGGCTTGGTCCCATTGAATTCCCCTTCTAATTAATTAGAGGTGATTTCATTCATTAATTAAGTGGGAAATGAAGAATTCCCATCATTCCATGGTTCTGGTGGgttcccatcattcccagtgctcccagtgcccaacTGGGATCAAGGATCCATCCCTGGCTTTGGCCCCAACTTGTTCCGTGGCTAATTAATGATATCTAATTAGTTAGAGGTGATTTCATTCATTAATTAAGTGGGAAATGAGGAATTCCCATCATTCCATGgttcccatcattcccagtgctcccagtgcccaacTGGGCTTGGCCAACCCAACACCCAAGGTTGGGTTTGGTCCCAACTCATTCCCATTCTAATTTGGTACCCAATTAACGATCTCTAATTAATTAGAGGTGATTTAATCCAATGATTACTTGGGAAGTGAAGAATTCCCATCATTCCATGGTTCTGGTGGgttcccatcattcccagtgctcccagtgcccaacTGGGCTTGGCCAACCCAACACCCAACCTTGGCTTGGTCCCAGTTAATTCCCATTCTAATTTGGTGCCCAATTAATGATCTCTAATTAATTAGAGGTGATTTCAATCATTAATTAAGTGGGAAATGAGGAATTCCCATCATTCCATGgttcccatcattcccagtgctcccagtgcccaacTGGGATCAAGGATCCATCCCTGGCTTTGGTCCCAACTCATTCCCATTCTAATTAACGATCTCTAATTAATTAGGGGTGATTTCATCCATTAATTAAGTGGGAAATGAGGAATTCCCATCATTCCATGGTTCTGGTGGgttcccatcattcccagtgctcccagtgcccaacTGGGCTTGGCCAATGAGAGAACCAACCTTGGCTTGGTCCCATTGAATTCCCATTCTAATTAGCAATCTCTAATTAATTAGAGGTGATTTCATTCATTAATTAAGTGGGAAATGAGGAATTCCCATCATTCCATGGTTCTGGTGGgttcccatcattcccagtgctcccagtgcccaacTGGGCTTGGCCAACCCAAGACTCCACCTTGACTCGATCCCATTGAATTCTCATACCCAATTAACCATCTCCAATTAATTAGGGGTGATTTCATTCATTAATTAAGTGGGAAATGAGGAATTCCCATCATTCCATGGTTCTGGTGGgttcccatcattcccagtgctcccagtgcccaacTGGGCTTGGCCAATGGAAGAGCCAAGGTTGGGTTTGGTCCCAACTCATTCCCATTCTAATTAACGATCTCTGATTAATTAGAGGTGATTAAATCCATTAATTAAGTGGGAAATGAAGAATTCCCATCATTCCATGGTTCTGGAGGgttcccatcattcccagtgctcccagtgcccaacTGGGATTGGTCAAGCCAAGAATCGACgttggaaaaatggggaattgggGAAATTATGGAAATTTATGGAAATTTATGCAAATTTATGGAAATTTGTgggaaaatgagggggaaataaaggggaaaatgttggaaaaaataatgggggaaaatgttggaaaataatggagaaaataaaggaaattttgtggaaaaatgatggaaaagaaaggaaaaattgatggaaaaaatgttggaaaataatggaaaaaaataaaggaaaatttatggaaaaataatggaaaataatggaaaaaataaaggaaaataaaggaaaatttatggaaaatttttgtggtaaataatggaaaaaataaaggaaaataaaggaaaatttatggaaaatttatgtggaaaataatggaaaaatttgggaaaaattgggataataatggggaaatgtgggaaaaataaaggaaatttgggaaaatgtgaaaaatgttggaaaataatgagaaaataaaggaaaatttatggaaaaatattggaaaataatggaaaaaataaaggaaaataaaggaaaatttatggaaaatttatgtggaaaataatggaaaaatttgggaaaaattgggataataatggggaaatgtggggaaaataaaggaaaataaaggaaatttgggaaaatgtgGATAAATGttggaaaataatggaaaaataaaggaaaatttatggaaaatattggaaaataatggaaaaaataaaggaaaataaggaaaaatttattgaaaaatttgggaaaaattgggataataatggggaaatgtgggaaaaataaaggaaatttgggaaaatgtgaaaaatgttggaaaataatggaaaaaataaaggaaaatttatggaaaaatgttggaaaataatggaaaaaataaaggaaaataaaggaaaatttatggaaaatttatgtggaaaataatggaaaaatttgggaaaaattgggataataatggggaaatgtggggaaaataaaggaaaataaaggaaatttgggaaaatgtgaaaaatgttggaaaataatgagaaaataaaggaaaatttatggaaaaatattggaaaataattgaaaaaataaagaaaaataaaggaaaatttatggaaaaatgatgggaaaaaatgggataataatggggaaatgtggggaaaataaaggaaatttgggaaaatgtgaaaaatgttggaaattaatggaaaaaataaaggaaaatttatggaaaaatactggaaaataatggaaaaaataaaggaaaataaaggaaaatttatgTGGAAAATTTATgtggaaaataatggaaaaaaataaagaaaaataaaggaaaatttatggaaaatttatgtggaaaataatgtaaaaatttgggaaaaattgggaaaataatggggaaatgtggggaaaataaaggaaaataaaggaaatttgggaaaatgtgaaaaatgatggaaaataatggaaaaaataaagaaaaataaagaaaaatttatggaaaaataatggaaaataacggaaaaaataaaggaaaaaaggaaaatttatggaaaaataatggaaaataatggaaaaatttgggaaaaaaagggtaaTAATGGGGAAATGTGgaataataaaggaaaataaaggaaatttggaaaataatggaaaaaataaagaaaaatttatggaaaaataatggaaaataacggaaaaatatgggaaaaattgggaaaataatggaaaatttggaaaatgtggaataaatatataaaaataatggaaaatgtgggaaaaataatggaaaaaataaaggaaaatttggaaaatattggagaaaataaagggggaaaatgtgGAATAAATATGGgagaaatatttggaaaaaatgtggaaaaagaatggaaaaaataaagaaaatgtggaaaaataatgggaaattgtggaataaatatggaaaaataaagggaaatgtgggaaaataatggggaaatgtggggaaaataatggaatttttgggtggaaattccgattttttgggtgttttttcctattttttgaGGGagaattttcccctttttttgggtgatttttcctgatttttgggagatttttcccgaattttttgtgattttttttcctgatttttttgggtgatttttcctgatttttgtgtcatttttttcctgatttttttggttatttttccctttttttggatTTCTTTCCCTAATTTTTGGGAGAGAATTTTCCcgaattttttgtgatttttttcctgaatttttcttgttagttttcccttttttgggtgattttccctgattttttgtgattttttttcctggattttttttggtgatttttcccttttttgggtgatttttcctgattttttggaTGATTTTTCCCgaatttttggtgattttttttccctgatttaattgtgatttttcctttttttgggtgatttttttctaatttttgggggagaattttcccccttttttgggagatttttcctgattttttgtgatttttttcctggatttttttggtgatttttccctttttttgggtgatttttcctgattttttggatgatttttcccgaattttttgtgattttttttccctgattttcttgtgatttttccctttttttgggtgatttttcctgattttttgtgatttttttttcctgattttcttgttaattttcccctttttttggatttatttccctaatttttgggggagaattttcccctttttttgggtgattttccctgatttttttgccctgattttcttggtttttttccgttttttcagtgtttttttcctattttttgggggagaattttccctttttttgggtgatttttcctgatttttttgtgattttttttcctgatttttttggttatttttcccttttttgggtgatttttcctgattttttttcctgatttttttggttaattttccctttttttggatttatttcccTAATTTTTGGGAGagaattttcccccttttttggggtgattttccctgattttttgtgatttttttcctgatttttttgtgattttttccctgatttttcttgtgattttccccaattttttgggtgattttccctctttttatggcaatttcccttttttttttagggaattttccccattttttgaaaattttcccaggaaaaaaaaaaatttaggatTGATCTGAAAAAACTGGAATAAAACTCATcccaaaaatggagaaaatccccaaaaataaatgacaaaaaacctaaaaattcccaaaaaaaggggaaaataatcccaaaaaaaggggaaaataatcccaaaaaaaaggggaaaattcccaaaaaatttcaTGGatgagaagacaaaaaaaaaactcggaa encodes the following:
- the LOC135441884 gene encoding zinc finger protein 345-like, whose amino-acid sequence is TLKPPKNPKKPQNSSFFPPTDTAPPSPNATEDPPPNAAPKPETPKTPPPTPPTPQNPKTPPKPQKPQNRRGNFRKLHVRCCRDCGKPSKRRCRECGKSFRLIPTARKRQNPYGDCGKSFLAKHQKVDGEEKPYKCGDCGKRFSWNSHLERHRRIHTGEKPYECRECGKSFSWSSHLDRHRRIHVVVESKCDECGKKSPKKSQKIVKNQRESAEKSRKFGEFGGAGKAYACRECGKSFAWSSHLDRHRRIHMGEKPFRCSECGKGFAQSSHLERHRKIHREPCRECGKERKKKGKNLGGKLRQSGGLGGEKCEECGKKFGENLGENSGENLGGNSNFLGENSGENSNFLRENSGENSDFLGENSDFLGNLKDQSTQTGDKPFECPECGKTFAQNSALAKHRRSHDGQKPHECRECGKTFGVRSNLVKHQRTHLGEKPYKCQDCSKGFIQKSDLTKHRRMHTGEKPYECRECGKRFSVSSNLIKHQRIHLGEKPFQCPECGKSFIQRSELTIHRRVHTGEKPYGCGECGKRFSRSSHLNRHRRTHGKAGAAAASSSSSSSSSSSSSSFSSFSPSLSSSSSSSSAFPAFPGSSAPLELPWALALPGRAFPGFPVGN